The DNA window CGATGGCCCCGTCATCCACCAGCACCGCCGCATCCTCGACGGGCTCGACGCCGGTGCCGTCTATCAGCCGCGCTCCCCGAATCAGCAAGCTCAACTGGCCTTCTCCCGAGCGATGGATACCATTCGTCGGACCTCCTCGGCCGTCTCCCTCACCCTGATGTCCAGAAGCTTCCGGCCGGCTTCGGCATTGGAGCCGCGGGCATCTCCCAGGATGCCGTTGGGTGACTGGTAACGGATGCCGTAGACGAAGGATTCGATCTGGGAGTGCTTGATATGGTCCGGGTGGTAGAACTCCTCGTCCGCCCGGCCCGCTTCCGCCCGGTCCATGTCCACCAAATCGGGATGCACGGCCAGCATCATGGAGGTCTCGCCGAAGCCAGCGTGGACCCCGGCCTGAGGACGGGTGACTCCGTACTCCTCGTAGACTTCGGTGACGCCGCCGGCCAGCTCCCTGATGTTAGGCACCACCATGTGCACCCGGCAGGTGTCCTTGAGGGCCTTGGCGATGCGAGGTAGGAAGGCGAGCATGGTGTCCGAGTTACCGCCGTGCGAGGAGATGAGGACGATGTCCCTGAAGCCGTGTCTGCCCAGGGAGAGGCAGTACTCCATCAGAACCTGCATGAACGTCTGCTGGCTCAGGGTCAGGGTACCGGGGAAGTCAGTGTGGTGCTCCGATAGGCCGGGGCGCATCACCGGGGCCACCAGGGCATCGCCTAACTCGCGCGCCACCCCCTCCGTCAGGGCGTAACCCAGGTAGGTGTCCGTGCCCGTGGGTAGGTGGGGGCCGTGCTGCTCGATGGCCCCCACCGCCAGGAGAGCGATGTCTTTGCCCTCGGCGATAGCCTCCTCGATCTCCATCCAGCTCATCTGCTCCATAAGGACCCGTCCGCTTTCCATGATCACTTCCCCTCCGTCGCTGTGGCTCGGATCCACTTCGCCCAGGCGGGCAACTCAGTTGGCTTGCCGTCGGTGTAGGTGATGGCGAGGGAGGCGCATCTCTTTACACACTCAGGATCGCCCCTGCACAGATCACAGATCAGCGCCTTACCGGTCTCGGGGTGTAAGGCCGCCATGCCGAAGGGGCAGGCCTCCACACAGGCTCCACAGCCGGTGCAACGGTCGGGCGCCAGGAGCACGGCGCCGGTGGTCTCGTCCCGGTAGAGGGCATCCACGGCGCAAGCTTCGATGCAGGCGGCTCGGCGGCACTGACGGCAGACGTGTGGCTGGTCCAGCCCAATGGTCTCGTCCTTGATCACCCGTATCCTGGCTGCCGCTGTTCCAAACTGGCCCTCGTGCTCGGCCACACAGGCCACCTGGCAGGCCCGGCAGCCGGTGCACAGCTCCGTACGGACCACGATTCGCTTCACCGTAAGCGCCCCTCCCTATGTCTGTCGCCGGAAATGAACAAAGCCCCTCGTCCTGGACCGGCATGTATGCCGGAAGGGACGAGAGGCTTTCCCGCGGTGCCACCCTCATTGGACTGACTGAGAAACAAAGAAATCCGCCGTGATGGCGGATTGAGGTGTAAGCCAGCCCCACTCTGCAGGTACGGGACACGTTCGACGCTGTGACGCATCCGATACCCTCGGCCCTGATAACGGTGGCGACTCCGGCGCTGCCTACTTGGCATCCCGTTCGGCGGCGCAACTCCCGGGCCCATTCCCCGCCTGCGCTGGTGCCGGGCTCTCACCTTACCCCGGCTCTCTGAACCCCGCTCTGGAGGGTACTCCTCCCGT is part of the Anaerolineae bacterium genome and encodes:
- a CDS encoding creatininase family protein, with product MESGRVLMEQMSWMEIEEAIAEGKDIALLAVGAIEQHGPHLPTGTDTYLGYALTEGVARELGDALVAPVMRPGLSEHHTDFPGTLTLSQQTFMQVLMEYCLSLGRHGFRDIVLISSHGGNSDTMLAFLPRIAKALKDTCRVHMVVPNIRELAGGVTEVYEEYGVTRPQAGVHAGFGETSMMLAVHPDLVDMDRAEAGRADEEFYHPDHIKHSQIESFVYGIRYQSPNGILGDARGSNAEAGRKLLDIRVRETAEEVRRMVSIAREKAS
- a CDS encoding 4Fe-4S dicluster domain-containing protein, with amino-acid sequence MKRIVVRTELCTGCRACQVACVAEHEGQFGTAAARIRVIKDETIGLDQPHVCRQCRRAACIEACAVDALYRDETTGAVLLAPDRCTGCGACVEACPFGMAALHPETGKALICDLCRGDPECVKRCASLAITYTDGKPTELPAWAKWIRATATEGK